A region of Candidatus Binatia bacterium DNA encodes the following proteins:
- the gspC gene encoding type II secretion system protein GspC, producing MDARAFTGGSPRRQLRVHALAALHGLAYVSRVVLTRIRRPYWITAHLILLALAATFAAQAVSSVVRGRLSRAGVSFQHATTDRETRTKLRPLSDYLAIARRDLFAAVPATEPVVSGSSTTLRSGPASVTLLGTGRYGAKRYAVIEDAQSKEQKILGIGDKVGGAEVIDIGWRRMTLRRDGQEELLTVPPNLGLGGASTTTTAVSTAASTQADDDSQIRKIGEDRYLVAQAEVDHSLENLSQLFTQMRAVPNMQDGKTNGFRVFAIRPGSLFQKIGLQNNDVVQRVNGIELNDPARAMSLLQELQGEKRLNVDIVRGGETRTLSYEIR from the coding sequence GTGGACGCGCGCGCTTTTACTGGAGGCTCTCCGAGGCGTCAATTGCGTGTCCACGCGCTTGCAGCCCTGCACGGGTTGGCATACGTGTCACGCGTCGTGCTCACGAGGATCCGCCGACCGTACTGGATTACGGCACACCTGATCCTGTTGGCCCTCGCCGCGACGTTCGCGGCTCAAGCCGTGTCCAGCGTCGTCCGGGGCCGGCTGTCGCGCGCCGGCGTCTCGTTCCAGCACGCCACGACCGATCGCGAGACCCGCACCAAGCTGCGGCCGCTGTCCGACTACCTCGCGATCGCGCGCCGCGACCTGTTCGCGGCGGTTCCGGCGACGGAGCCGGTGGTGTCGGGCTCGAGCACGACCCTGCGCAGCGGACCCGCGTCGGTGACCCTGCTCGGCACGGGCCGCTACGGCGCGAAGCGCTACGCGGTGATCGAGGACGCGCAGTCGAAGGAGCAGAAGATCCTCGGCATCGGCGACAAGGTGGGAGGAGCGGAGGTGATCGACATCGGTTGGCGGCGCATGACGCTGCGCCGTGACGGACAGGAGGAGCTGCTCACGGTGCCGCCGAACCTCGGCCTCGGCGGCGCGAGCACGACCACGACGGCCGTGTCGACCGCCGCCTCGACCCAGGCCGACGACGATTCGCAGATCCGCAAGATCGGCGAGGACCGCTACCTGGTCGCGCAGGCCGAGGTCGACCACTCGCTCGAGAACCTGTCGCAGCTCTTCACGCAGATGCGGGCGGTGCCCAACATGCAGGACGGCAAGACCAACGGCTTCCGCGTCTTCGCCATCCGGCCGGGCAGCCTGTTCCAGAAGATCGGTCTGCAGAACAACGACGTCGTCCAGCGGGTGAACGGCATCGAGCTCAACGACCCCGCGCGCGCGATGTCGTTGCTTCAGGAGCTGCAGGGCGAGAAGCGCCTCAACGTGGACATCGTCCGCGGGGGCGAGACTCGCACCCTCTCCTACGAGATCCGTTGA
- the gspF gene encoding type II secretion system inner membrane protein GspF, with protein MPVFAYRGLTAAGRTVQGVIDADSAKGARLRLRRDGIYPTEVREERGQAPAAASGFALRRGPRISSAELALISRQLGTLIAAGVPVVEALAAVGEQSDKPAVTQVLSHVRDQVTQGTPLATALAEFPTIFPELYVGMVRAGEAAGALDLVLERLATYTEAQTRLSARVRNALAYPVLMTVVSTGIVAFLLGFVVPRVTRIFADQKQTLPFLTRALLGVSNAIASSWWLIALLLVGAIAWLMAARRRPQWRLWLDRKLLTMPFVGPIVTRIAVARFARTLATLLANGIPLMQSLDVASGVAGNRALAQAIDDARAAIREGQSIAAPLRQSGLIPPLVSHMISVGERSGELEAMLGKVADSYEQEVESTLGTLTAVLEPVTIVVMGAIVLFIVLAILLPIFEINALVR; from the coding sequence ATGCCAGTCTTCGCCTACCGCGGCCTCACCGCAGCCGGCCGCACCGTCCAGGGGGTCATCGACGCCGACAGCGCCAAGGGCGCGCGCCTGCGGCTGCGTCGTGACGGCATCTATCCGACCGAGGTCCGCGAGGAGCGCGGCCAGGCGCCCGCCGCGGCGAGCGGCTTCGCGCTGCGCCGCGGACCGCGCATCTCGTCCGCCGAGCTGGCGCTGATCTCGCGCCAGCTCGGCACCCTGATCGCGGCCGGCGTGCCCGTGGTCGAGGCGCTCGCCGCGGTCGGCGAGCAGAGCGACAAGCCCGCGGTCACGCAGGTGCTGTCGCACGTTCGCGACCAGGTGACGCAAGGCACGCCGCTCGCGACCGCGCTCGCCGAGTTCCCGACGATCTTCCCCGAGCTCTACGTCGGCATGGTGCGCGCCGGCGAGGCGGCGGGCGCGCTCGACCTCGTGCTCGAGCGCCTCGCGACCTACACCGAAGCGCAGACCCGGCTCAGCGCGCGCGTGCGCAACGCCCTCGCCTACCCCGTGCTCATGACGGTGGTGTCGACGGGCATCGTCGCCTTCCTGCTCGGCTTCGTCGTGCCGCGCGTGACGCGCATCTTCGCCGACCAGAAGCAGACCCTGCCGTTCCTGACGCGCGCGCTGCTCGGCGTCTCGAACGCGATCGCGTCGAGCTGGTGGCTGATCGCGCTGCTGCTCGTCGGCGCCATCGCCTGGCTGATGGCCGCGCGGCGGCGCCCGCAGTGGCGGCTGTGGCTCGACCGCAAGCTGCTCACCATGCCCTTCGTCGGCCCGATCGTGACGCGCATCGCGGTCGCCCGCTTCGCCCGCACGCTCGCGACGCTGCTCGCGAACGGCATCCCGCTCATGCAGTCGCTCGACGTGGCGAGCGGCGTCGCCGGCAACCGCGCCCTCGCGCAGGCGATCGACGACGCGCGGGCGGCGATCCGCGAGGGCCAGAGCATCGCCGCGCCGCTGCGGCAGTCCGGGCTGATCCCGCCGCTCGTCAGCCACATGATCTCGGTCGGCGAGCGCTCGGGCGAGCTCGAGGCGATGCTCGGCAAGGTCGCCGACAGCTACGAGCAGGAGGTCGAGAGCACGCTCGGCACCCTGACCGCCGTGCTCGAGCCCGTGACGATCGTCGTGATGGGTGCCATCGTGCTCTTCATCGTGCTCGCGATCCTACTTCCGATCTTCGAGATCAACGCGCTGGTGCGCTAA
- the gspE gene encoding type II secretion system ATPase GspE → MATPRSNEVASDGGAARTLPDTATAATLAERFGLPFRDQLDPRQVDPALLARLPIQYAKRSACLPLGEDNGALLVALADPRATQVVDDLRALYGRRVSPVVVPAATILEAINAAYDSTRGTAEAVMGDIEAGELDAVAHELEEPRDLLDADDEAPIIRLVNSLLFQAVKDRASDIHIEPFEREVSVRFRIDGLLYDILKPPRRYHPTIVARIKIMAGLDIAEKRLPQDGRLRFRAAGRDIDVRVSIVPTQFGERAVLRLLDRTGALLTLEELGLAGDNLRQIEKLIHRSHGIILVTGPTGSGKTTTLYAALSRLNSSLRNIITIEDPIEYQLQGVGQIQVNPKIDLTFANGLRSILRQDPDIIMVGEIRDGETAEIAIQAALTGHLVFSTLHTNDSFGALSRLIDMGIEPFLVSSSLVAVMAQRLVRRVCPSCRKATVAQGPDAAEIGLEPGTTIYLAGEGCESCKGTGYRGRTGIHELLVLDDAIRSLVMQRSDAAAVRRYATGQGMPTLREDGAAKVAAGVTTVEEVLRVTQEDVV, encoded by the coding sequence ATGGCCACGCCACGCAGCAACGAGGTCGCGAGCGACGGCGGCGCGGCGCGCACCCTGCCCGACACCGCGACCGCAGCGACGCTCGCCGAGCGCTTCGGGCTACCGTTCCGCGACCAGCTCGACCCGCGCCAGGTCGACCCGGCCCTGCTGGCGCGGCTGCCGATCCAGTACGCGAAGCGCAGCGCCTGCCTGCCGCTCGGCGAGGACAACGGCGCGCTGCTGGTCGCGCTCGCCGACCCGCGCGCGACGCAGGTGGTCGACGACCTGCGCGCGCTCTACGGCCGTCGGGTGAGCCCGGTGGTGGTGCCGGCCGCGACCATCCTCGAGGCGATCAACGCCGCCTACGACAGCACCCGGGGCACCGCCGAGGCGGTGATGGGCGACATCGAGGCCGGCGAGCTCGACGCCGTCGCGCACGAGCTCGAGGAGCCGCGCGACCTGCTCGACGCCGACGACGAGGCGCCGATCATCCGGCTCGTCAACTCGCTGCTCTTCCAGGCGGTCAAGGACCGCGCGTCGGACATCCACATCGAGCCCTTCGAGCGCGAGGTCTCGGTGCGCTTCCGCATCGACGGCCTGCTCTACGACATCCTCAAGCCGCCGCGGCGCTACCACCCGACGATCGTCGCGCGCATCAAGATCATGGCCGGGCTCGACATCGCGGAGAAGCGCCTGCCGCAGGACGGCCGTCTGCGCTTCCGCGCCGCGGGACGCGACATCGACGTGCGCGTGTCGATCGTGCCGACGCAGTTCGGCGAGCGCGCGGTGCTGCGTCTCCTCGACCGCACGGGCGCGCTGCTGACCCTCGAGGAGCTCGGCCTCGCCGGCGACAACCTGCGGCAGATCGAGAAGCTGATCCACCGCAGCCACGGCATCATCCTGGTGACCGGCCCGACCGGCAGCGGCAAGACGACGACGCTCTACGCCGCGCTCTCGCGCCTCAACTCGAGCCTGCGCAACATCATCACGATCGAGGATCCGATCGAGTACCAGCTGCAGGGCGTCGGGCAGATCCAGGTCAATCCAAAGATCGACCTCACCTTCGCCAACGGCCTGCGCTCGATCCTGCGTCAGGATCCGGACATCATCATGGTGGGCGAGATCCGCGACGGCGAGACCGCCGAGATCGCGATCCAGGCGGCGCTGACCGGCCACCTGGTGTTCTCGACGCTGCACACGAATGATTCTTTTGGCGCGCTCTCGCGTCTCATCGACATGGGCATCGAGCCGTTCCTGGTGTCGTCGTCGCTGGTCGCGGTGATGGCGCAGCGCCTCGTGCGGCGCGTCTGCCCGTCGTGCCGCAAGGCGACCGTCGCGCAGGGTCCCGACGCCGCCGAGATCGGCCTCGAGCCCGGAACGACGATCTACCTCGCCGGAGAGGGCTGCGAGTCCTGCAAGGGCACCGGCTACCGCGGCCGCACCGGCATCCACGAGCTGCTGGTGCTCGACGACGCGATCCGCTCGCTGGTCATGCAGCGCAGCGACGCGGCCGCCGTGCGCCGCTACGCGACCGGACAGGGCATGCCGACGCTGCGCGAGGACGGCGCCGCCAAGGTCGCGGCGGGCGTGACGACGGTGGAGGAGGTGCTGCGGGTGACGCAGGAAGATGTGGTCTAG
- a CDS encoding GspH/FimT family pseudopilin → MRASTPTSTRATCERREERRVSWSGRARPPAASGTSARATRRGRAARRPEHDRCLHAAHAACSAHPTSANERRARGFTLLELMLTVALIGLLVTLVLPRLGLLGGVSLQASARQLASRIQLLREDAALRGRWIRLSFDPEQGAYGAEVLIDTTTGPRFVAAEEPLFRPVQLPDSVRLDVAGPGLTTTSEGYVAALFAPDGYTDPLVIRLGSGPGSADTYSVVVEPARSRPRVVERWVDVRTLAEP, encoded by the coding sequence GTGAGGGCGTCAACGCCGACATCGACTCGCGCAACCTGTGAGCGGCGCGAAGAGCGACGCGTGAGCTGGTCCGGGCGGGCGCGCCCGCCGGCCGCGAGCGGCACGTCTGCGCGGGCGACGAGGCGCGGCCGCGCCGCGCGGCGACCGGAGCACGACCGCTGCCTTCACGCGGCGCACGCGGCGTGCTCAGCGCACCCGACCTCCGCGAACGAGCGCCGAGCGCGCGGCTTCACGCTGCTCGAGCTCATGCTCACCGTCGCCCTGATCGGGCTCCTCGTGACGCTCGTCCTGCCGCGCCTCGGCCTTCTCGGCGGCGTCTCGCTGCAGGCGAGCGCACGCCAGCTCGCCTCGCGCATCCAGCTCCTGCGCGAGGACGCGGCGCTGCGCGGACGCTGGATCCGGCTGTCGTTCGATCCCGAGCAGGGCGCGTACGGCGCCGAGGTGCTGATCGACACCACGACCGGCCCGCGCTTCGTCGCCGCCGAGGAGCCGCTGTTCCGCCCGGTGCAGCTGCCGGACTCGGTGCGTCTCGACGTCGCCGGACCGGGGCTCACGACCACGTCGGAGGGCTACGTCGCGGCGCTCTTCGCCCCCGACGGCTACACCGATCCGCTGGTCATCCGCCTCGGCTCCGGTCCGGGCTCGGCGGACACCTACTCCGTCGTCGTCGAGCCGGCGCGCTCGCGGCCGCGCGTCGTCGAGCGCTGGGTCGACGTGCGCACGCTGGCGGAGCCGTGA
- the lysS gene encoding lysine--tRNA ligase encodes MTATRRAKLAELRAQGKAYPNRFKPQHHAAELHAAHGEKDAATLEAEKPEASVAGRIVANRDFGKALFVVVEDVSGRIQTYLRRDALGEEEFKLARSLDLGDLIGVEGTVFRTRKGELTVEARRLVMLAKCLHTLPEKWHGLSDVEIRYRKRYLDLIANREVREVFLARSKILAGIRSFLTARDFVEVETPILQTIAGGAAARPFLTHHNTLDLDLQLRIAPELFLKRLLVGGFERVFEIGRNFRNEGISTQHNPEFTMLEFYQAYATWEDLLPLVEQMVSELAVAVTGSAVVKYGEHEIDLRPPWRRIALLGETARAAGCDVADLRDPERAKKVAERHGVVPPPGAGAGGIATALFEHLIEDQLVQPTFVTGFPAEVSPLARLNDDDPFLVDRFELYAVGREMANGFSELNDPDDQRARFLAQLESRRQGDAEAHPMDEDYVVALEHGMPPAAGCGVGIDRLVMLLCNAPSIRDVILFPLLRPAGRS; translated from the coding sequence TTGACCGCCACGCGTCGGGCCAAGCTCGCTGAGCTGCGCGCGCAGGGCAAGGCGTACCCGAACCGCTTCAAGCCGCAGCACCACGCGGCCGAGCTGCACGCGGCGCACGGCGAGAAGGACGCCGCCACCCTCGAGGCCGAGAAGCCCGAGGCTTCGGTCGCCGGGCGCATCGTCGCGAACCGCGACTTCGGCAAGGCGCTGTTCGTCGTCGTCGAGGACGTGAGCGGGCGCATCCAGACCTACCTCCGGCGCGACGCGCTCGGCGAGGAGGAGTTCAAGCTCGCGCGCTCGCTCGACCTGGGCGATCTGATCGGCGTCGAGGGGACGGTGTTCCGCACGCGCAAGGGCGAGCTCACCGTCGAGGCGCGCCGGCTCGTGATGCTCGCCAAGTGCCTGCACACGCTGCCCGAGAAGTGGCACGGCCTCTCGGACGTCGAGATCCGCTACCGGAAGCGCTACCTCGACCTGATCGCGAACCGCGAGGTGCGCGAGGTGTTCCTCGCGCGCTCGAAGATCCTGGCGGGCATCCGCAGCTTCCTCACCGCGCGCGACTTCGTCGAGGTCGAGACGCCGATCCTGCAGACCATCGCCGGCGGCGCCGCGGCGCGTCCGTTCCTCACGCACCACAACACCCTCGACCTCGACCTGCAGCTGCGGATCGCGCCCGAGCTGTTCCTGAAGCGCCTCCTGGTCGGCGGCTTCGAGCGCGTCTTCGAGATCGGCCGCAACTTCCGCAACGAGGGCATCTCGACGCAGCACAACCCCGAGTTCACGATGCTCGAGTTCTACCAGGCCTACGCGACCTGGGAGGACCTGCTGCCGCTCGTCGAGCAGATGGTCAGCGAGCTCGCGGTCGCGGTCACCGGCTCGGCGGTCGTCAAGTACGGCGAGCACGAGATCGACCTGCGGCCGCCGTGGCGGCGCATCGCGCTGCTCGGCGAGACCGCGCGCGCCGCGGGCTGCGACGTCGCCGACCTGCGCGATCCGGAGCGCGCGAAGAAGGTCGCCGAGCGCCACGGCGTCGTGCCGCCGCCCGGCGCGGGCGCGGGCGGCATCGCGACGGCGCTCTTCGAGCACCTGATCGAGGATCAGCTCGTCCAGCCGACCTTCGTCACCGGCTTCCCGGCCGAGGTGTCGCCGCTCGCGCGCCTGAACGACGACGATCCCTTCCTCGTCGACCGCTTCGAGCTCTACGCGGTCGGCCGCGAGATGGCGAACGGCTTCTCCGAGCTCAACGACCCGGACGACCAGCGCGCGCGCTTCCTCGCCCAGCTCGAGAGCCGCAGGCAGGGCGACGCCGAGGCCCACCCGATGGACGAGGACTACGTCGTCGCGCTCGAGCACGGCATGCCGCCGGCGGCGGGCTGCGGCGTCGGCATCGACCGGCTGGTGATGCTGCTCTGCAACGCGCCGTCGATCCGCGACGTCATCCTGTTCCCGCTGCTCCGCCCCGCCGGGCGGTCGTAG
- the gspD gene encoding type II secretion system secretin GspD, with protein MSTRAPHVSRSRRGTAIVAVLLPLLAVLALGVPTRAQDEPEPTPPAEASAPQPLAPDDLVVMDFQDVEIATLAKFISEITGKNFLLDEKVKGKVSVISPSKITVDEAYRVFQSVLQVKGFTLVDTGPVVKIVAIKDAKTAGLPVDGGKTDQPSDTYVTHVVPLEHLEAQAAAQLLQPLVSRDGLISAYAPTNSLIIVDSEVNIARLVELILGLDVPGQERTVEVIHLKHAFASDVANILREAIEDQDSGARSTTSTTTSSVPGVGTAGKQPGSAARGPGGLRVVPDERSNSVVVIGSPLELRQAYALIDKLDRPLPRGTGRINVYYLRHADATEMVQVLAELVGTTTNTVPRQILPGRAVTEGGGRFGSGRFRTATGSQSLGDFGRSTISRPSSGALPGTGRSVSQPGTAGGVVSAGTGAPAVEFESGVRVTADPATNSLVISAAPQDYETIREVIEKLDIPRRQVLVEAIIFEVSLSRARQLGIEMQGGVSADGGVALGRVNFRNLNPVTQTIQGGDAAGLGSLSGLLAALISEQSIVLADGTKIPAGALLLSALEADTDINVLSAPTIMTTDNEEAEIVVGQNVPFVTSRSTNETNLENTFSQVDRRDVGITLRLTPQISEGDTVRLLIFQEVSALVPTSELQVLQLGPTTTVRSATTSVVVKDNQTVAIGGLISDSLRKSESSVPYLSDIPVLGNFFKFNDDSKDKVNLIILLTPRILRNPAVMASVTEEERQRFRAALTGKSVFAGTRGKVEPHRLTSERVAPGRPAERPPERATTVGVLLPAENVRNPRVDVEPADGETGVLLPSEGSAPPAVAQ; from the coding sequence TTGAGCACCCGGGCCCCGCACGTGTCCCGCAGCCGACGCGGCACCGCGATCGTCGCCGTACTGCTGCCGCTCTTGGCCGTGCTCGCGCTCGGCGTGCCGACGCGCGCCCAGGACGAGCCCGAGCCGACGCCCCCGGCGGAGGCGTCCGCGCCGCAGCCGCTCGCGCCCGACGACCTCGTCGTGATGGACTTCCAGGACGTCGAGATCGCGACCCTGGCCAAGTTCATCAGCGAGATCACCGGCAAGAACTTTTTGCTCGACGAGAAGGTCAAGGGCAAGGTGTCGGTGATCTCGCCGAGCAAGATCACCGTCGACGAGGCCTACCGGGTCTTCCAGTCGGTGCTGCAGGTGAAGGGCTTCACGCTGGTCGACACCGGACCGGTGGTGAAGATCGTCGCGATCAAGGACGCCAAGACGGCCGGGCTGCCGGTCGACGGCGGCAAGACCGACCAGCCGTCGGACACCTACGTCACGCACGTCGTGCCGCTCGAGCACCTCGAGGCGCAGGCCGCCGCCCAGCTGCTGCAGCCGCTCGTGTCGCGCGACGGCCTGATCTCCGCCTACGCGCCGACCAACTCGCTGATCATCGTCGACAGCGAGGTGAACATCGCGCGTCTCGTCGAGCTGATCCTCGGCCTCGACGTGCCGGGCCAGGAGCGCACGGTCGAGGTCATCCACCTCAAGCACGCCTTCGCGTCCGACGTCGCGAACATCCTGCGCGAAGCGATCGAGGACCAGGACAGCGGCGCGCGCAGTACGACGTCGACGACGACGAGCTCCGTGCCCGGCGTCGGCACGGCGGGCAAGCAACCCGGCAGCGCGGCGCGCGGTCCGGGCGGGCTGCGCGTCGTGCCCGACGAGCGCTCGAACTCGGTGGTGGTGATCGGCAGCCCGCTCGAGCTCCGTCAGGCGTACGCGCTGATCGACAAGCTCGATCGTCCGCTGCCGCGGGGCACCGGGCGGATCAACGTCTATTACCTGCGCCACGCGGACGCGACGGAGATGGTGCAGGTGCTCGCCGAGCTCGTCGGCACGACGACCAACACGGTGCCGCGCCAGATCCTGCCCGGACGCGCGGTGACCGAGGGCGGCGGGCGCTTCGGCAGTGGCCGCTTCCGCACCGCGACCGGCTCGCAGTCGCTCGGCGACTTCGGCCGCAGCACGATCAGCCGCCCGAGCTCGGGCGCGCTGCCCGGCACCGGTCGCAGCGTGTCGCAGCCCGGCACGGCGGGCGGCGTGGTCAGCGCCGGCACCGGCGCGCCCGCGGTCGAGTTCGAGTCCGGCGTGCGCGTCACCGCCGACCCGGCGACCAACTCGCTGGTCATCAGCGCCGCGCCGCAGGACTACGAGACGATCCGCGAGGTCATCGAGAAGCTCGACATCCCGCGGCGCCAGGTGCTGGTCGAGGCGATCATCTTCGAGGTGTCGCTGTCGCGCGCGCGTCAGCTCGGCATCGAGATGCAGGGCGGCGTGTCGGCCGACGGCGGCGTCGCGCTGGGGCGCGTCAACTTCCGCAACCTGAACCCGGTGACGCAGACCATCCAGGGCGGCGACGCCGCGGGCCTCGGCAGCCTCTCCGGCCTGCTGGCCGCGCTGATCAGCGAGCAGTCGATCGTCCTCGCCGACGGCACCAAGATCCCGGCCGGCGCGCTGCTGCTGAGCGCGCTCGAGGCGGACACCGACATCAACGTGCTGTCCGCGCCGACGATCATGACCACCGACAACGAGGAGGCCGAGATCGTCGTCGGTCAGAACGTGCCGTTCGTCACCAGCCGCTCGACCAACGAGACCAACCTCGAGAACACCTTCAGCCAGGTCGACCGTCGCGACGTCGGCATCACGCTGCGGCTCACGCCGCAGATCTCCGAGGGCGACACCGTCCGCCTGCTGATCTTCCAGGAGGTGTCGGCGCTGGTCCCGACCAGCGAGCTGCAGGTGCTGCAGCTCGGTCCGACCACCACCGTGCGCTCGGCGACCACCAGCGTCGTCGTCAAGGACAACCAGACGGTCGCGATCGGCGGGCTGATCTCGGACTCGCTGCGCAAGAGCGAGAGCAGCGTGCCCTACCTGTCCGACATCCCGGTGCTCGGGAACTTCTTCAAGTTCAACGACGACTCGAAGGACAAGGTCAACCTGATCATCCTGCTGACGCCGCGCATCCTGCGGAACCCCGCGGTCATGGCGTCGGTGACGGAGGAGGAGCGCCAGCGCTTCCGCGCGGCGCTGACCGGCAAGAGCGTGTTCGCGGGGACGCGCGGCAAGGTCGAGCCGCACCGCCTGACGTCGGAGCGCGTCGCCCCGGGGCGGCCCGCGGAGCGCCCGCCGGAGCGGGCGACGACGGTGGGCGTCCTGCTGCCGGCCGAGAACGTGCGCAACCCGCGCGTCGACGTGGAGCCCGCGGACGGCGAGACCGGCGTGCTTCTGCCGTCGGAAGGCAGCGCGCCGCCGGCCGTGGCACAATAG
- a CDS encoding lipoprotein-releasing ABC transporter permease subunit, which translates to MRWEVMVALRYLRARRREMFVSLIALIAGGGVAIGVMVLCIVMSVMTGFEEDLRDRILGFNPHIVLLSHGGTVRDYPRIVETVRSTPGVVAAAPFVYGQAMVSSETSVSGAIVRGVEPEHANDVVDVRRHLKDGSVDRLGEPMPVTTVVDGEDQVVEVPQILIGAELAKSLHVRVGDWVNVMSPLGSPTAMGMVPRVKRFAVGGVFDSGMYDYDSTIVYMSMADAQRFFEIGEKATGIEVRVDKIDDARTIGREIEQRIGYPYYARDWMEVNRNLFVAFKLEKFIQFIVLLLIVLVAAFNIAATLIMVVMEKRKDIAILKSMGATNLAIGTVFVFKGAVIGVLGTIVGILGGLGGSWLIERYEFIELPKDVFYVSTVPVRIYPENFALVAIAAIAICILATIYPARQAARLAPVEVIRYE; encoded by the coding sequence GTGCGCTGGGAGGTCATGGTGGCGCTGCGCTATCTGCGGGCGCGGCGGCGCGAGATGTTCGTCTCCCTGATCGCGCTCATCGCGGGCGGCGGCGTCGCGATCGGCGTCATGGTGCTCTGCATCGTGATGTCGGTGATGACGGGCTTCGAGGAGGACCTGCGCGACCGCATCCTCGGCTTCAACCCCCACATCGTGCTGCTGAGCCACGGCGGCACGGTGCGCGACTACCCGAGGATCGTCGAGACCGTGCGCAGCACGCCCGGGGTCGTCGCGGCGGCGCCGTTCGTCTACGGGCAGGCGATGGTGTCGTCGGAGACCTCGGTGTCGGGCGCGATCGTCCGCGGCGTCGAGCCCGAGCACGCGAACGACGTCGTCGACGTCCGCCGCCACCTGAAGGACGGCTCGGTCGACCGCCTCGGCGAGCCCATGCCGGTCACCACGGTGGTCGACGGCGAGGACCAGGTCGTCGAGGTCCCGCAGATCTTGATCGGCGCCGAGCTCGCGAAGTCGCTGCACGTGCGGGTCGGCGACTGGGTGAACGTCATGTCGCCGCTCGGCTCCCCGACCGCGATGGGCATGGTGCCGCGGGTCAAGCGCTTCGCCGTCGGCGGCGTGTTCGACTCCGGGATGTACGACTACGACTCGACCATCGTTTACATGTCGATGGCCGACGCCCAGCGCTTCTTCGAGATCGGCGAGAAGGCGACCGGCATCGAGGTGCGCGTCGACAAGATCGACGACGCGCGCACCATCGGCCGCGAGATCGAGCAGCGGATCGGGTATCCGTACTACGCGCGCGACTGGATGGAGGTGAACCGCAACCTGTTCGTTGCGTTCAAGCTCGAGAAGTTCATCCAGTTCATCGTTCTCCTGTTGATCGTCCTCGTTGCCGCGTTCAACATCGCGGCGACGCTGATCATGGTGGTGATGGAGAAGCGGAAGGACATCGCGATTCTCAAGTCGATGGGGGCGACGAATCTGGCGATCGGCACCGTGTTCGTGTTTAAAGGCGCGGTGATCGGCGTCTTGGGGACGATCGTGGGCATTCTCGGGGGACTCGGCGGGTCGTGGCTGATCGAGCGCTACGAGTTCATCGAGCTGCCCAAGGACGTGTTCTACGTGTCCACGGTGCCGGTGCGCATCTATCCGGAGAACTTCGCGCTGGTCGCGATCGCGGCGATCGCGATCTGCATCCTCGCCACCATCTATCCGGCCCGGCAGGCGGCGCGTCTCGCTCCTGTCGAGGTGATCCGCTACGAGTGA
- the gspG gene encoding type II secretion system major pseudopilin GspG, producing the protein MNDLVRTRRLGRQDGFTLIEIMVVVFILGLLITLVAPRILGRTDEARQTKAAADVKAIEQALSLYKLDNGFYPTTEQGLEALVRPPTTGLIPRRWNPDGYLDKVPVDPWGSPYVFRSDGSSYVIMSYGADGAEGGEGVNADIDSRNL; encoded by the coding sequence ATGAACGACCTCGTGAGAACGCGCCGGCTCGGACGACAGGACGGCTTCACCCTCATCGAGATCATGGTGGTCGTGTTCATCCTCGGCCTCCTGATCACGCTGGTCGCGCCGCGCATCCTCGGACGCACCGACGAGGCGCGCCAGACCAAGGCCGCCGCCGACGTCAAGGCGATCGAGCAGGCGCTCAGCCTGTACAAGCTCGACAACGGCTTCTACCCGACCACCGAGCAGGGCCTCGAGGCGCTGGTGCGACCGCCGACGACGGGGCTCATCCCGCGTCGCTGGAACCCCGACGGCTACCTCGACAAGGTGCCGGTCGATCCGTGGGGGTCGCCGTACGTGTTCCGCAGCGACGGCAGCAGCTACGTCATCATGTCGTACGGAGCCGACGGCGCCGAAGGCGGTGAGGGCGTCAACGCCGACATCGACTCGCGCAACCTGTGA
- a CDS encoding prepilin-type N-terminal cleavage/methylation domain-containing protein — protein MSAVLRRRGASGFTLLEVMVALAVIATAFTALLGLHVRNLRLAAREQAYAQALLLARSLITEVELGGYPDVGESQGDFEGEFPGRYPGYRWYRSVNEFPAPDTREVTVRVVPDGDESAAAELTLFVRPRQQQ, from the coding sequence ATGAGCGCCGTGCTGCGCCGACGCGGCGCGAGCGGCTTCACGCTGCTCGAGGTGATGGTCGCGCTCGCCGTGATCGCGACCGCGTTCACCGCGCTGCTCGGCCTGCACGTGCGCAACCTGCGCCTCGCGGCGCGCGAGCAGGCGTACGCGCAGGCGCTGCTGCTCGCCCGCTCGCTGATCACCGAGGTCGAGCTCGGCGGCTACCCGGACGTCGGCGAGTCGCAGGGCGACTTCGAGGGCGAGTTCCCCGGACGCTACCCGGGCTACCGCTGGTACCGCTCGGTGAACGAGTTCCCCGCTCCGGACACGCGCGAGGTCACGGTGCGCGTCGTGCCGGACGGCGACGAGTCCGCGGCCGCCGAGCTGACGCTCTTCGTCCGCCCACGGCAGCAGCAATGA